The candidate division WOR-3 bacterium genome contains a region encoding:
- the yajC gene encoding preprotein translocase subunit YajC, translating to MEFLYGQTSGQNQTNPVFSLLPLILIFVVFYFLLILPQQKRQKQHQQLLNSLKKGDRVITSSGIYGTIANVKDNVISLVIADGVKVDIDKNHIVTKIGSAEESK from the coding sequence ATGGAATTTCTTTATGGTCAAACTTCGGGTCAAAATCAAACGAACCCTGTATTTAGTCTTTTACCTTTAATTCTTATATTTGTTGTATTCTATTTTCTGCTGATTCTTCCTCAGCAGAAAAGGCAGAAACAACATCAGCAATTACTTAATTCACTTAAAAAGGGTGATAGAGTGATTACGTCCTCAGGCATATATGGAACGATTGCCAATGTGAAGGATAATGTTATAAGCCTTGTAATTGCTGATGGTGTAAAGGTGGATATTGATAAAAATCATATTGTTACGAAAATTGGATCTGCAGAGGAAAGCAAATAA